One window from the genome of Salmo salar chromosome ssa25, Ssal_v3.1, whole genome shotgun sequence encodes:
- the LOC106586366 gene encoding gamma-crystallin M2, which translates to MDRIGKIVFYEDKNFQGRHFECCSDCPELSSHFSRCNSIRVESGNWVLYERPNYLGTQYILTSGEYPDYQRWMGYNDSIRSCRVIRNTSGKFRIRLYERPDFAGQMMEFSEDNPNLPEHWHHPEVHSCNVMDGAWVFYEHPNYRGHQHLLERGEYRHFNDWRSNVGSIRRVQNL; encoded by the exons ATGGACCGCATCGGAAAG ATCGTCTTCTATGAGGACAAAAACTTCCAGGGTCGCCACTTTGAATGCTGTAGCGATTGCCCTGAGCTGAGTTCCCACTTTAGCCGCTGCAACTCCATCCGTGTGGAGAGTGGGAACTGGGTGTTGTACGAGAGGCCCAACTACCTGGGCACTCAGTACATTTTGACCAGCGGGGAGTACCCCGACTACCAGCGCTGGATGGGCTACAATGACAGCATCAGGTCCTGCCGCGTCATCCGCAAC ACCTCTGGCAAGTTCAGGATCCGCCTCTACGAGCGTCCTGACTTTGCAGGTCAGATGATGGAGTTCAGCGAAGACAACCCTAACCTCCCCGAGCACTGGCATCACCCCGAGGTGCACTCCTGCAACGTGATGGATGGCGCCTGGGTGTTCTACGAGCACCCCAACTACCGTGGCCACCAGCACCTACTGGAGAGGGGCGAGTACCGCCACTTCAATGACTGGAGGTCCAACGTGGGGTCCATTCGCCGCGTTCAGAACCTTTAG
- the LOC106586365 gene encoding gamma-crystallin S-1, which translates to MEKIVFYEDRNFQGRSYDCKGDSADLHDFFTRCNSCRVEGGWWVLYERANYMGYQYIIGPGEYADYQHWMGFNDCIRSCRVIKKTTGPYKLRLFERPNFDGQSLEVTENLPSVQERFHSREIHSCKVQEGSWVFFEHPNFRGRQYLLERGEYRRYNEWGALHATVGSIRCIIATGER; encoded by the exons ATGGAGAAG ATTGTGTTTTATGAGGACAGGAACTTCCAGGGGCGATCCTATGACTGCAAAGGAGACTCCGCTGACCTGCATGACTTTTTCACTCGATGCAACTCTTGCCGGGTGGAGGGCGGCTGGTGGGTCCTCTATGAGCGCGCCAACTACATGGGTTACCAGTACATCATAGGCCCCGGGGAGTACGCAGACTACCAGCACTGGATGGGGTTCAACGACTGCATAAGATCCTGTCGGGTCATCAAAAAA ACCACTGGCCCCTACAAGCTAAGGCTGTTCGAGAGGCCCAACTTCGATGGTCAGTCCCTGGAGGTGACTGAGAACCTGCCCTCTGTCCAGGAACGTTTCCACAGCCGCGAGATCCACTCCTGCAAGGTCCAGGAGGGTTCCTGGGTCTTCTTCGAGCACCCCAACTTCCGTGGCCGCCAGTACCTGCTGGAGAGGGGGGAGTACCGTCGCTACAACGAGTGGGGAGCTCTGCATGCCACCGTGGGCTCCATTCGTTGCATCATagccactggagagagatga